A section of the Primulina eburnea isolate SZY01 chromosome 1, ASM2296580v1, whole genome shotgun sequence genome encodes:
- the LOC140812812 gene encoding PRA1 family protein F2-like: MTSYGTIPASPGTPSRLEYVSRAKERIKAGLATRRPWREMFEFHSLNLPSSFSDAVERVKTNASYFTMNYAIVVLLILFLSLLWQPISLIVFIVMMVAWLALYFLRDEPLVIFGRTITDRVTLIVLSVVTVVVLLLTGAVANILVALLVGVVVVVIHAAVMKTDDLVFDEATGGLLRSSG; the protein is encoded by the coding sequence ATGACGAGCTACGGCACCATCCCCGCGTCTCCGGGAACACCCTCCAGGCTCGAATACGTCTCCCGCGCCAAGGAACGCATCAAAGCAGGCCTCGCCACTCGCCGCCCATGGCGAGAGATGTTCGAATTCCACTCACTCAACCTCCCATCCTCGTTCTCCGACGCGGTGGAGCGGGTGAAAACGAACGCATCCTACTTCACAATGAACTACGCTATCGTGGTTTTGCTAATCCTCTTCCTCAGCCTCTTATGGCAACCGATCTCGCTCATCGTGTTCATCGTGATGATGGTGGCCTGGCTAGCCCTCTACTTCCTCCGCGACGAGCCGCTGGTGATTTTCGGCCGTACGATCACCGATCGCGTGACTCTGATTGTTCTGTCAGTGGTGACGGTTGTGGTTCTGCTGCTGACAGGCGCTGTGGCCAACATACTTGTGGCATTGCTGGTAGGAGTGGTGGTTGTGGTCATTCACGCCGCCGTGATGAAGACGGATGATCTGGTCTTCGACGAGGCTACCGGAGGCTTGTTGAGGTCTTCTGGCTGA
- the LOC140812822 gene encoding inorganic pyrophosphatase 2-like — MARIVVVFDFDKTIIDVDSDNWVVDELGATDLFNSLLPTMPWNPLMDKMMKELHAQGRTTKDIENVLKRAPMHHRIVPAIKKAHALGCDLRILSDANLFFIETILHHLGIKYCFSEINTNPSNVDEEGRLRISPYTDFYSSPHGCKLCPPNMCKGMILERIQASSAKEGKTRMIYLGDGAGDFCPSLKLKEGDFVMPRKNFPVWDLICENRHLLRAEIHEWVDGGDLERVLVEIIDNIKIHGTNDSNSIPLLSSDCKLETVSLSSHEALPLALRVHQ; from the exons atggcaAGAATCGTCGTGGTTTTCGACTTTGACAAGACGATTATCGACGTCGATAGCGACAATTGGGTTGTCGACGAGCTTGGCGCCACCGATTTATTCAATTCACTCCTCCCCACCATGCCGTGGAATCCCCTAATG gacAAGATGATGAAAGAGCTTCATGCACAAGGAAGAACAACAAAAGACATTGAAAATGTTCTGAAAAGAGCTCCAATGCACCACAGAATTGTCCCGGCAATCAAGAAAGCCCATGCCTTAGG GTGTGATCTGAGAATACTGAGTGATGCAAACCTCTTCTTTATCGAGACAATTCTACATCATCTCGGAATAAAGTATTGCTTCTCTGAAATCAATACAAACCCGAGCAACGTCGACGAAGAAGGGAGGCTGAGGATTTCTCCTTACACTGATTTTTATTCATCTCCTCATGGCTGCAAGCTTTGCCCTCCGAACATGTGCAAG GGTATGATTTTAGAGAGGATTCAAGCTTCATCAGCGAAAGAAGGGAAGACGAGGATGATTTATTTAGGAGACGGGGCTGGCGATTTTTGCCCGAGTTTGAAGCTCAAGGAAGGAGATTTCGTAATGCCAAGAAAGAATTTCCCTGTTTGGGATTTAATATGCGAAAATCGCCATCTTTTACGGGCTGAAATTCACGAATGGGTCGATGGGGGAGACCTGGAGCGAGTTCTTGTCGAAATCATCGACAACATCAAGATCCACGGGACCAACGATTCGAACTCAATCCCATTGTTATCGAGTGATTGTAAGCTTGAAACGGTTTCCTTGTCATCCCATGAGGCATTGCCCCTGGCCCTTAGAGTTCATCAGTAA
- the LOC140832577 gene encoding uncharacterized protein, which translates to MQDPYLYSQIKANVQQQPQFPEQEQLKCPRCDSPNTKFCYYNNYNLSQPRHFCKSCKRYWTKGGALRNIPIGGGSRKNAKRSSSSANNQQSKRPAASSSPSNASVNNSAAASELLPLKGEDRYGGQFGNLMDVSGSFSSLLGSIGGQYGNFLDGIGSHGSNLALGDDHFVGPDPQLVMGSGGNNGDGFLNMEEGGESSCWSDANGLPDLAIYTPASNFH; encoded by the coding sequence ATGCAAGACCCGTATCTGTATTCTCAGATCAAAGCAAATGTGCAGCAACAGCCACAGTTCCCGGAGCAAGAGCAATTGAAGTGCCCGAGGTGTGATTCACCAAACACAAAATTTTGCTACTACAACAACTACAATCTCTCTCAGCCTCGCCACTTCTGCAAGAGTTGCAAAAGGTACTGGACTAAAGGCGGTGCCTTGAGAAACATACCTATAGGCGGTGGTTCCCGGAAGAACGCCAAGCGGAGTTCCTCCTCCGCAAACAACCAGCAGAGCAAGCGCCCGGCAGCATCTTCCTCGCCCTCTAACGCTAGTGTCAACAACTCTGCAGCAGCTTCCGAGTTATTGCCGCTGAAGGGAGAAGACAGGTACGGGGGCCAATTCGGGAACTTAATGGATGTGAGTGGTAGTTTCAGCTCACTCCTGGGGTCAATCGGTGGACAGTACGGAAATTTCCTCGACGGGATAGGTTCGCATGGGTCAAATTTGGCGTTGGGCGACGACCATTTCGTAGGCCCTGATCCCCAACTTGTAATGGGGAGTGGCGGCAATAATGGCGATGGATTCTTGAACATGGAGGAGGGTGGTGAATCCAGCTGTTGGAGTGATGCAAATGGCTTGCCTGATCTTGCTATTTACACACCAGCCTCCAATTTTCACTAG
- the LOC140832585 gene encoding ubiquitin carboxyl-terminal hydrolase 6 gives MLTVSVKWQKELFPKVEIDTSQPPYLFKCQLYDLTGVPPERQKIMVKGGLLKDDADWAKVGVKEGQKLMMMGTADEVVKAPEKGPVFAEDMPEEELVVTVGHSAGLVNLGNTCYMNSTIQCLHFVPELKSALTKYLPSVRSNEIDLSTHQLTVATRELFNELDKNVKPVAPMRFLTELRKKYPQFAQVQNGLYMQQDAEECWTQLLYSLSLSLKSTSSSEGADAVKRLFGIDLVSRVHCAESGEESAESESVYSLKCHISHEVNHLHEGLKHGLKSELEKASPSLGRSAVYTKDSRINDLPRYLTVQFVRFFWKRETNQKAKILRKVDYPLELDVHDFCSDDLRKILEVPRRVLRDEEGKKLGLKTSGSSSTSTNKDIKMTDAEEQLNVGEESSKSALEQGTTLEKEHHLTGIYDLVAVLTHKGRSADSGHYVAWVKQENGKWIQFDDDNPIPQREEDIIRLSGGGDWHMAYICMYKARCVSL, from the exons ATGTTGACAG TAAGTGTAAAATGGCAAAAAGAGCTATTTCCCAAGGTTGAAATAGACACTAGCCAGCCCCCTTATCTTTTCAAGTGCCAGCTGTATGACTTAACTGGAGTACCACCTGAAAGACAAAAGATTATGGTAAAAGGCGGCTTATTAAAG GATGATGCAGATTGGGCAAAAGTAGGAGTAAAAGAG GGTCAGAAATTAATGATGATGGGAACTGCAGATGAGGTCGTAAAGGCCCCTGAAAAAGGCCCTGTGTTTGCAGAAGACATGCCTGAAGAAGAACTAGTGGTTACTGTG GGCCATTCTGCCGGTTTAGTCAATCTGGGGAACACTTGTTATATGAACTCCACAATACAATGCTTACATTTTGTTCCAGAGTTGAAATCTGCTCTGACTAA GTATCTTCCTTCGGTAAGAAGCAATGAAATTGACCTGTCCACTCATCAACTGACTGTTGCTACTCGAGAATTATTTAATGAGCTTGATAAAAATGTCAAGCCGGTGGCACCAATGCGATTTTTAACG GAACTGCGGAAGAAATACCCTCAATTTGCCCAGGTTCAAAATGGACTTTATATGCAGCAG GATGCTGAAGAGTGCTGGACACAGCTCTTGTACTCTCTTTCTCTGTCTCTCAAATCAACTAGTTCCAG TGAAGGCGCTGATGCTGTGAAGAGACTTTTTGGTATTGACCTTGTTAGCAG GGTCCACTGTGCAGAAAGTGGCGAAGAAAGTGCCGAGTCAGAGTCGGTATATTCACTAAAATGCCATATTTCACATGAGGTGAACCATCTTCACGAGGGCTTAAAACAT GGTCTGAAATCCGAGTTGGAGAAGGCATCTCCTTCTTTGGGACGCAGTGCTGTTTACACCAAAGATTCACGCATAAATGACTTGCCAAG ATACTTGACTGTCCAATTTGTGCGATTTTTCTGGAAAAGAGAAACAAACCAAAAGGCAAAAATTCTGCGG AAAGTGGACTACCCATTGGAGTTAGATGTACATGATTTTTGTTCAGATGATCTTCGCAAGATATTGGAAGTTCCTCGCAGG GTCTTAAGAGATGAGGAAGGCAAAAAGCTTGGTCTGAAAACTAGTGGTAGTAGCTCGACTTCAACAAACAAAGATATCAAAATGACTGATGCTGAG GAACAATTAAATGTAGGAGAAGAGTCGTCTAAATCTGCACTGGAACAAG GTACAACTCTCGAGAAAGAGCATCACCTGACTGGAATATATGATTTAGTTGCTGTGCTCACACACAAGGGTAGAAGTGCTGATTCAGGGCACTATGTTGCTTGGGTTAAGCAAGAAAATG GGAAATGGATCCAATTCGACGACGATAATCCGATCCCACAACGGGAGGAGGACATCATTAGACTTTCTGGAGGAG GCGATTGGCACATGGCTTACATTTGCATGTACAAGGCTCGCTGCGTTTCCTTGTAA